Proteins from one Deinococcus sp. AB2017081 genomic window:
- a CDS encoding VOC family protein, which produces MLKHVSFLTRDLTATLAFYGRLGGMTEKDVVTAEGYRRAVVRVGAGRLQFFQIPGEQPGPHPHWAEHIALHVRGLRALLPQLRAAGVTVTRDLQPSPGGRDMAFVLDPDGRQVELLEDGA; this is translated from the coding sequence ATGCTCAAGCACGTGTCGTTCCTGACCCGCGACCTGACCGCGACCCTGGCCTTCTACGGGCGGCTGGGCGGCATGACCGAGAAGGATGTCGTGACCGCCGAGGGCTACCGCCGGGCGGTGGTGCGCGTGGGGGCAGGGCGGCTGCAGTTCTTCCAGATCCCTGGCGAACAGCCCGGGCCACACCCGCACTGGGCCGAGCACATCGCCCTGCACGTGCGCGGCCTCCGGGCCCTGCTGCCCCAGCTGCGGGCGGCGGGCGTGACCGTCACCCGCGACCTCCAGCCCAGCCCCGGTGGGCGGGACATGGCCTTCGTGCTCGATCCGGACGGACGGCAGGTGGAGCTGCTGGAGGACGGGGCATGA
- a CDS encoding nitroreductase family protein, giving the protein MELIEGMLARRTTNGPFRPEPVSREHQHTLMRVAQAAPSHFNSQPWRFVLIEHPDTIARVAQLSGDSMTELIEAGVFFERYRKYFRFNAQEMDERRDGIHIDHLPGPLRPFTRQIFSDAGLKLMRQLGVPKKLGEDNRRLVAGSPLLLAALLDREEYRPGELSGFYSVFGLGAAMENIWNAVGALGMGIQFISTPMEIPRQWQAMQALLRVPPELELMAVYRLGYLPEGDARPSIDWSSRHRKTLPQFVFRETCDVPEAGRPEAVDGVTA; this is encoded by the coding sequence ATGGAACTCATCGAGGGCATGCTGGCCCGGCGTACCACCAACGGCCCGTTCCGCCCGGAGCCGGTCAGCCGGGAGCACCAGCACACGCTCATGCGCGTGGCGCAGGCGGCCCCCAGCCACTTCAACTCGCAGCCGTGGCGCTTCGTGCTGATCGAGCATCCCGACACCATCGCCCGCGTCGCGCAGCTCAGTGGGGACAGCATGACCGAGCTCATCGAGGCCGGCGTGTTCTTCGAGCGCTACCGCAAGTACTTCCGCTTCAACGCGCAGGAGATGGACGAGCGCCGCGACGGCATCCACATCGACCACCTGCCGGGGCCGCTGCGCCCCTTCACGCGGCAGATCTTCAGCGACGCGGGCCTGAAGCTCATGCGGCAGCTCGGGGTGCCGAAAAAACTCGGTGAGGACAACCGCCGGCTGGTCGCGGGCAGTCCGCTGCTGCTGGCGGCGCTGCTCGACCGGGAGGAATACCGGCCCGGCGAACTCTCTGGCTTCTATTCCGTGTTCGGGCTGGGAGCTGCCATGGAGAACATCTGGAACGCGGTCGGGGCGCTGGGCATGGGCATCCAGTTCATCAGCACGCCCATGGAGATTCCCCGCCAGTGGCAGGCCATGCAGGCGCTGCTGCGGGTGCCGCCGGAGCTGGAACTCATGGCGGTGTACCGCCTGGGTTACCTGCCCGAGGGGGACGCGCGGCCCAGCATCGACTGGAGCAGCCGTCACCGCAAGACCCTGCCCCAGTTCGTGTTCCGCGAGACCTGCGACGTCCCCGAGGCCGGGCGGCCGGAGGCCGTGGACGGGGTGACCGCGTGA
- a CDS encoding type III polyketide synthase codes for MPGMTPSRVPVIRALVTGTPPHHTPQTEIREAARTLFPRLAARPQLLDVFDNAQIDTRALARPLAWYLQPRSFGEKNDVFIGEARALIRRLGAEALAQAQIAPAEVDAVVVVTTSGLSTPSLDADLIGFLGINPHAARLPVWGLGCAGGAAGLARAADLVRAGFRRVLYVAVELCSLTLVKGDESKSNFVGTALFSDGGAALVITAPDVPGPPPLAALCGAYSTLIEHSEDIMGWDVVDDGLKVRFSRDIPTLVRGMMRENVQEALAAHGWCRDSVTRFVVHPGGVKVLAAYEEALSLPAGALDASRQVLRDFGNMSSVTVLFVLAETLRDRPAGRAVLSAMGPGFSAEHVLLEFPGE; via the coding sequence ATGCCCGGCATGACTCCTTCCCGTGTGCCGGTCATCCGTGCCCTGGTGACCGGTACCCCGCCCCACCACACCCCGCAGACCGAGATCCGCGAGGCGGCCCGCACGCTGTTTCCGCGTCTGGCGGCCCGCCCACAGCTGCTGGATGTGTTCGACAACGCCCAGATCGACACCCGTGCCCTGGCCCGGCCGCTGGCGTGGTATCTCCAACCGCGCAGCTTCGGCGAGAAGAATGACGTGTTCATCGGGGAGGCGCGGGCCCTGATCCGGCGGCTGGGGGCCGAGGCGCTGGCCCAGGCCCAGATCGCGCCCGCCGAGGTCGATGCCGTGGTGGTCGTGACCACCAGTGGCCTGAGCACCCCCAGTCTGGATGCCGACCTGATCGGCTTCCTGGGGATCAATCCACACGCGGCGCGGCTGCCGGTGTGGGGCCTGGGCTGCGCGGGCGGTGCGGCCGGGCTGGCGCGGGCGGCCGATCTGGTGCGGGCCGGCTTCCGCCGCGTGCTGTATGTGGCGGTGGAGCTATGCTCGCTGACCCTCGTGAAGGGCGACGAATCCAAGAGCAACTTTGTGGGCACCGCCCTGTTCTCGGACGGTGGCGCGGCCCTTGTCATCACCGCGCCGGACGTGCCCGGCCCGCCCCCACTGGCGGCACTCTGCGGCGCGTACTCCACCCTGATCGAGCACAGCGAGGACATCATGGGCTGGGATGTCGTGGACGACGGCCTGAAGGTGCGCTTCTCCCGTGACATTCCCACCCTGGTGCGCGGCATGATGCGGGAGAACGTGCAGGAGGCGCTGGCCGCGCATGGGTGGTGCCGGGACAGCGTGACGCGCTTCGTGGTGCATCCCGGCGGCGTGAAGGTGCTCGCCGCCTACGAGGAGGCCCTGAGCCTGCCCGCCGGGGCACTGGACGCCAGCCGCCAAGTGCTGCGCGATTTCGGCAACATGAGCAGCGTAACCGTCCTGTTCGTCCTGGCCGAGACACTGCGGGATCGTCCCGCCGGCCGCGCCGTCCTGAGCGCCATGGGGCCGGGCTTCAGCGCGGAACACGTGCTGCTGGAATTTCCCGGCGAATAG
- a CDS encoding helix-turn-helix domain-containing protein, translating to MSFGSTLKQAREALGLSTQELSVRTKIRGDYLRALEDGNTALLPERTFARSYLQRYARELQLDPTPLIAEFDRSVPPTPEVAQSLRGAGSPVRTTNGVNPALLAGLLTGVIVLGAGGYYAFVSSRPAPVAVAPVSETAPVQTTPAQTAPAQTTPAATPPAAPVPTTVRLTVKSVPSGARVYLDNRDLGTTPLTAFPVDRRDRAELRVELSGRQPLKQTVTLDRGRNLRATLPVAGSGRSALADLNRPGSAPTVTPAGTTPAATGTSTPAAPRAAVSVTFAAPSWTRVTGPGGVILYQGTPPAGSVKGFPAGVTIRAGNAGGVRVSVNGAAAQPMGQNGQVVTRSY from the coding sequence ATGAGCTTCGGCAGCACGCTGAAACAGGCCCGGGAGGCCCTGGGCCTGAGCACCCAGGAACTCTCGGTTCGCACCAAGATCCGTGGCGACTACCTGCGTGCCCTGGAGGACGGCAACACCGCCCTGCTCCCTGAACGCACCTTTGCCCGGTCGTACCTGCAACGCTATGCCCGTGAGCTGCAGCTCGATCCCACGCCGCTGATCGCGGAATTCGACCGCAGCGTCCCCCCCACGCCCGAGGTGGCGCAGAGCCTGCGCGGCGCCGGCAGTCCGGTACGAACCACGAACGGTGTCAATCCTGCCCTGCTGGCGGGTCTCCTGACCGGCGTGATCGTCCTGGGGGCCGGCGGCTACTACGCCTTCGTGTCCTCACGGCCCGCACCGGTGGCCGTCGCTCCCGTCTCCGAGACGGCACCCGTCCAGACCACACCGGCGCAGACAGCGCCGGCCCAGACCACGCCGGCCGCCACACCTCCGGCGGCTCCGGTGCCGACCACCGTGCGGCTCACGGTCAAGAGCGTGCCCAGCGGCGCGCGGGTGTACCTCGACAACCGCGACCTGGGCACCACGCCGCTGACTGCCTTCCCGGTCGACCGGCGCGACCGGGCTGAACTGCGCGTGGAACTGAGTGGCCGCCAGCCCCTGAAACAGACGGTCACCCTGGATCGCGGCCGCAACCTGCGGGCCACCCTGCCGGTCGCGGGCAGCGGCCGGAGCGCCCTGGCCGACCTGAACCGGCCGGGCAGCGCCCCCACCGTGACCCCCGCTGGCACCACCCCGGCGGCGACCGGCACCAGCACCCCGGCTGCACCCCGCGCCGCCGTCAGCGTGACCTTCGCTGCGCCCTCGTGGACACGCGTGACGGGCCCTGGCGGCGTGATCCTGTACCAGGGGACGCCCCCGGCCGGCAGTGTCAAGGGCTTTCCGGCAGGCGTGACCATCCGTGCCGGAAACGCCGGCGGCGTGCGGGTCAGCGTGAACGGCGCGGCGGCACAGCCGATGGGCCAGAACGGACAGGTCGTCACGCGGTCGTACTGA
- a CDS encoding Gfo/Idh/MocA family protein yields MTPLKLLHVGLGGWGRSWMTVTAAQEEVEVVGHVDAHPEALALAQAQGAAPDRCFPSLEAALHGAGAQAVLVTTNAVGHAPVALAALEAGLPVLIEKPFATSIEEARTVVEAAAAKGLPLMVSQNYRFHPAAQAAAAWVKAAPYGEVGAAVVEFRRDSARTAASAHHLLPHPLLLDMAIHHFDLMRFVLGREAVSIDCHAFNPPWSPFRDPASAVATIDFTGGVVVSYRGTWASSGVKTPWAGEWRLDATDAELTWTGRDDPPADRATVRPVGKRPRALPLPPVVDLDRAGALAEFVHAVREGREPQSSGRDNLGSLALALAAIRSAQERRGVPLAELLEA; encoded by the coding sequence GTGACCCCGCTGAAGCTGCTCCACGTGGGCCTGGGCGGGTGGGGCCGCAGCTGGATGACTGTGACGGCGGCGCAGGAGGAGGTCGAGGTCGTCGGCCACGTTGATGCCCACCCGGAGGCGCTGGCCCTGGCGCAGGCGCAGGGTGCGGCCCCGGACCGCTGTTTCCCGTCGCTGGAGGCAGCCCTGCACGGCGCCGGGGCACAGGCCGTGCTGGTGACCACGAACGCCGTGGGGCACGCTCCCGTGGCGCTGGCCGCGCTGGAGGCCGGTCTGCCGGTGCTGATCGAGAAGCCCTTCGCCACCAGCATCGAGGAGGCCCGCACGGTCGTGGAGGCCGCCGCCGCGAAGGGGCTCCCGCTGATGGTCAGCCAGAACTACCGCTTTCACCCGGCGGCGCAGGCCGCCGCTGCGTGGGTGAAGGCCGCGCCCTACGGTGAGGTCGGCGCGGCCGTGGTCGAGTTTCGCCGCGACAGCGCCCGCACCGCCGCCAGCGCCCACCACCTGCTGCCGCACCCGCTGCTGCTCGACATGGCGATCCACCACTTCGACCTGATGCGCTTCGTGCTGGGCCGCGAGGCCGTGAGCATCGACTGCCACGCCTTCAACCCCCCGTGGAGCCCCTTCCGCGATCCGGCGTCGGCAGTCGCCACCATCGACTTCACCGGCGGCGTGGTCGTCAGCTACCGGGGCACGTGGGCGAGTTCCGGCGTGAAGACTCCGTGGGCCGGCGAGTGGCGGCTGGACGCGACGGACGCCGAACTGACGTGGACGGGCCGCGACGATCCTCCGGCGGACCGCGCGACCGTGCGCCCCGTCGGGAAGCGCCCCCGTGCCCTGCCGCTCCCGCCGGTCGTCGACCTCGACCGGGCCGGGGCGCTGGCCGAGTTCGTGCACGCGGTGCGCGAGGGACGCGAGCCGCAGAGCAGCGGGCGGGACAACCTGGGCAGCCTGGCGCTCGCCCTGGCCGCCATCCGCTCGGCGCAGGAGCGGCGCGGTGTGCCGCTGGCCGAGCTGCTGGAGGCGTGA
- the ndk gene encoding nucleoside-diphosphate kinase — MERTFAMIKPDGVRRGLTPEILARIARKGYRVVGLKQMVIPRDVAETHYGEHRERPFFGELVAFITGGPVVAIALEGENAISGWRGMMGATNPANAAPGTIRADFATTTGENVTHGSDSPESAERELGLFFAASELLD, encoded by the coding sequence ATGGAACGCACCTTTGCCATGATCAAGCCCGACGGTGTCCGTCGCGGCCTCACCCCGGAGATCCTCGCCCGCATCGCCCGCAAGGGCTACCGCGTGGTCGGCCTCAAGCAGATGGTCATTCCCCGTGACGTGGCGGAGACGCACTACGGCGAACACCGCGAGCGTCCCTTCTTCGGCGAACTCGTGGCCTTCATCACGGGTGGGCCGGTGGTCGCGATCGCGCTGGAGGGCGAGAACGCCATCAGCGGCTGGCGCGGCATGATGGGCGCCACCAATCCGGCCAATGCCGCGCCCGGCACGATCCGCGCGGATTTCGCCACGACCACCGGCGAGAACGTGACGCACGGCAGCGACAGTCCCGAGAGTGCCGAGCGTGAGCTGGGGCTGTTCTTCGCGGCCAGCGAACTGCTGGACTGA
- a CDS encoding ABC transporter permease, with protein MNDLVAQIFTAAFLATFIRSVVPLLLTALGGLFSERSGVVNIALDGLIIFGALAGAVAAKSLEPSLGALAPWFGWLAGMIVGGLVAWIHAVLSIRYRADQVISGTAINLLATGVPAVILTALYQTSTESPKLEQGLPLWGVGELRFSPPVYFAFAVVALTWYVLYRTPYGLRLRATGEQPGAAASMGVNVRRMRYSAVILSGVLAGTAGVFLSIGNLDSYVRNISAGSGFIALAALIFGQWKPLGVLGATVLFGFLQALSIALGGSDLLPPTLVSALPYAITILALILTGRSRAPQALGRPYDG; from the coding sequence ATGAACGACCTGGTGGCACAGATCTTCACGGCCGCCTTCCTGGCGACCTTCATCCGCTCGGTCGTGCCGCTGCTGCTGACGGCCCTGGGTGGCCTGTTCAGCGAGCGCAGCGGCGTGGTGAACATCGCGCTGGACGGACTGATCATCTTCGGGGCGCTGGCCGGCGCGGTCGCGGCCAAGAGCCTGGAACCCAGCCTGGGCGCACTGGCCCCGTGGTTCGGCTGGCTGGCCGGCATGATCGTCGGCGGCCTGGTCGCGTGGATCCACGCCGTCCTGAGCATCAGGTACCGCGCCGATCAGGTCATCAGCGGCACGGCCATCAACCTGCTCGCCACGGGTGTTCCCGCAGTCATCCTCACCGCGCTGTACCAGACGTCCACCGAGAGCCCCAAGCTGGAACAGGGGCTCCCGCTGTGGGGCGTGGGCGAACTGCGCTTCTCGCCGCCGGTGTACTTCGCGTTCGCGGTGGTGGCGCTGACGTGGTACGTGCTGTACCGCACCCCCTACGGGCTGCGCCTGCGGGCCACCGGCGAGCAGCCGGGCGCGGCCGCCAGCATGGGCGTGAACGTGCGGCGCATGCGCTACTCGGCCGTGATCCTCTCGGGCGTGCTGGCGGGTACGGCCGGGGTGTTCCTGAGCATCGGGAACCTGGATTCGTATGTGCGCAACATCAGCGCCGGCAGCGGCTTCATCGCCCTGGCAGCCCTGATCTTCGGCCAGTGGAAACCGCTGGGGGTGCTGGGGGCCACGGTGCTGTTCGGCTTCCTGCAGGCCCTCTCGATTGCGCTGGGCGGCAGCGACCTCCTGCCGCCCACGCTGGTCAGTGCCCTGCCCTACGCGATCACGATCCTGGCCCTGATCCTGACGGGCCGCAGCCGGGCTCCCCAGGCACTGGGACGGCCCTACGATGGCTAG
- a CDS encoding ABC transporter permease: MTSVSDNRPSADGARIALTAAAVAAAGMLLFPLATLGRGGTDADAVLLHLGGSVLNLSSYRDAPLPPTATVLGLGWATLALLVATVVGALRRAPWLWITALLAFVLAGAAVLRLDATLSDQVTRVVADTTLRPGAKRQLRNFYAGGGMNLGLFLPMLGGLVAAGAGLSGRTWWSERLNRLRGLLVPVSAIALAIAVGAVVVLIVQPAVNLSGAPLSLAEGWLAKSDVVYFVYSALFAPVTSLGPLLDSLKLATPLIFTGLSVAFAFRTGLFNIGAPGQLTMGAVGAMLAGVYGPPALGWALLPFSVVAAGAFGALWGAIPGVLKARFGSSEVINTIMLNYIASAVFLFLIGTETFPFLGRTYTLGLKAEGFEARSELLQEGARLPTMLQLLNVGSGGQTAISIGLLVALIAFLIARAVLKTRHTALGLLIAAVAGAVTWRIGIPVTVAGSQLNASFLIALLCVAFFGTLMWRTSTGYALRAVGLSPKAAEYGGISVARGTVLAMTIAGMFAGLAGLHYVNGGALDEYRLKGNMPVNVGFDGIAVALMGQNTPSGVVVSSLLFGTIDTGGLEVSRQLERVNKDIVTVLKALIVLFIAAGGFLSRRITDPPPPQLAQAAASGPPPGAALTASQAAAERATPSPNVGQTSETITREGGKE, from the coding sequence GTGACCTCCGTTTCTGACAATCGGCCATCTGCGGACGGCGCACGCATCGCGCTGACCGCCGCTGCCGTGGCGGCCGCCGGCATGCTGCTGTTCCCGCTGGCCACCCTGGGCCGGGGCGGCACGGACGCCGACGCCGTGCTGCTGCACCTGGGGGGCAGCGTGCTGAACCTCTCCTCGTACCGCGACGCGCCGCTGCCCCCCACGGCCACCGTGCTGGGCCTGGGCTGGGCGACCCTGGCGCTGCTGGTCGCCACCGTGGTCGGGGCGCTGCGCCGCGCGCCGTGGCTGTGGATCACCGCGCTGCTGGCCTTCGTTCTGGCGGGCGCGGCCGTGCTGCGGCTCGACGCGACCCTGAGCGACCAGGTCACGCGGGTGGTGGCCGACACGACCCTGCGCCCCGGCGCGAAGCGGCAGCTGCGCAACTTCTACGCGGGGGGCGGCATGAACCTGGGCCTGTTCCTGCCCATGCTGGGCGGACTGGTCGCGGCGGGAGCCGGCCTGAGCGGCCGCACGTGGTGGTCTGAGCGCCTGAACCGGCTCCGGGGCCTGCTCGTCCCGGTCAGCGCCATTGCCCTGGCGATCGCCGTCGGGGCCGTGGTCGTGCTGATCGTGCAGCCCGCCGTGAACCTCAGCGGCGCTCCCCTGTCGCTCGCGGAGGGCTGGCTCGCCAAGAGTGACGTGGTGTACTTCGTGTACTCGGCGCTGTTCGCCCCGGTGACCAGCCTGGGGCCCCTGCTCGACTCGCTGAAGCTGGCCACGCCGCTGATCTTCACCGGTCTCAGCGTGGCGTTCGCGTTCCGCACCGGTCTGTTCAATATCGGTGCGCCGGGTCAGCTGACCATGGGCGCGGTCGGCGCGATGCTCGCGGGCGTGTACGGCCCCCCGGCCCTGGGCTGGGCACTGCTGCCCTTCTCGGTGGTCGCCGCCGGAGCATTCGGAGCACTGTGGGGTGCCATTCCCGGTGTCCTGAAGGCCCGGTTCGGCTCCAGCGAGGTCATCAACACGATCATGCTCAACTACATCGCGTCGGCGGTGTTCCTGTTCCTGATCGGCACGGAGACCTTCCCGTTCCTGGGGCGCACCTACACCCTGGGCCTGAAGGCCGAGGGCTTCGAGGCCCGCAGCGAACTGCTCCAGGAGGGGGCACGCCTGCCCACCATGCTCCAGCTCCTGAACGTCGGCAGCGGCGGGCAGACGGCCATCAGCATCGGGCTGCTGGTCGCGCTCATCGCGTTCCTGATCGCGCGGGCCGTCCTGAAGACCCGCCACACCGCGCTGGGGCTGCTGATCGCCGCCGTGGCCGGCGCCGTCACGTGGCGCATCGGCATTCCCGTGACCGTCGCCGGCTCGCAGCTCAATGCCTCGTTCCTGATCGCGCTGCTGTGCGTGGCGTTTTTCGGCACCCTGATGTGGCGGACCTCGACCGGCTATGCCCTGCGGGCGGTGGGCCTGTCGCCCAAGGCCGCCGAGTACGGCGGGATCAGCGTGGCGCGTGGCACCGTGCTCGCCATGACCATCGCCGGGATGTTCGCCGGGCTGGCCGGGCTGCACTACGTGAACGGCGGGGCGCTCGACGAGTACCGGCTCAAGGGCAACATGCCGGTGAATGTCGGTTTCGACGGCATTGCCGTCGCGCTGATGGGCCAGAACACGCCGTCCGGCGTGGTGGTCTCCAGCCTGCTGTTCGGCACGATCGACACCGGCGGCCTGGAAGTCTCCCGTCAGCTCGAACGCGTGAACAAGGACATCGTGACCGTCCTCAAGGCGCTGATCGTGCTGTTCATCGCGGCCGGCGGCTTCCTCAGCCGCCGCATCACCGATCCGCCGCCCCCACAGCTCGCGCAGGCCGCCGCATCTGGCCCACCCCCCGGCGCCGCCCTGACAGCGTCGCAGGCCGCCGCCGAGCGGGCCACGCCCAGCCCGAATGTCGGGCAGACCAGCGAGACCATCACCCGTGAAGGGGGCAAGGAATGA
- a CDS encoding aldo/keto reductase, with translation MTNTTASLNAAQSGTFQIGGDLSVNRLGYGAMRITGDGIWGDPADREGSLATLRRLPELGVNFIDTADSYGPAVSEELIREALHPYDSVVVATKGGLTRTGPDVWTPVGRPEYLKQQAYISRRRLGVEVIDLWQLHRIDPKVPREEQFGAIRELMDEGVIRHAGLSEVSVEEIEAARQVFPVATVQNLYNLVNRKSEDVLDYCERETIGFIPWFPLAAGSLAREGSVLAEVAKRVNASPSQVALAWVLRRSPVMLPIPGTSKVKHLEENVAAANVDLSDEDFHSLDEVGKAEWAKDSQQS, from the coding sequence ATGACCAACACCACCGCATCCCTGAACGCCGCGCAGAGCGGCACCTTCCAGATCGGCGGCGACCTGAGCGTGAACCGCCTGGGCTACGGCGCCATGCGCATCACCGGCGACGGCATCTGGGGCGATCCCGCCGACCGGGAGGGCTCGCTCGCCACGCTGCGACGCCTGCCGGAACTGGGCGTGAACTTCATCGACACCGCCGACTCCTACGGCCCGGCCGTCAGTGAGGAACTGATCCGCGAGGCCCTGCATCCCTACGACTCGGTCGTGGTCGCCACCAAGGGCGGCCTGACGCGCACCGGCCCGGACGTGTGGACGCCGGTCGGTCGCCCCGAGTACCTCAAGCAGCAGGCGTACATCTCCCGCCGCCGGCTGGGGGTCGAGGTCATCGACCTGTGGCAGCTGCACCGGATCGACCCCAAGGTACCCCGTGAGGAGCAGTTCGGCGCGATCCGTGAACTCATGGACGAGGGCGTGATCCGCCACGCTGGACTCTCGGAGGTCAGTGTCGAGGAGATCGAGGCCGCCCGGCAGGTGTTCCCCGTCGCCACCGTCCAGAACCTCTACAACCTCGTCAACCGCAAGTCCGAGGACGTGCTGGACTACTGCGAGCGGGAGACCATCGGCTTCATCCCGTGGTTCCCGCTGGCCGCCGGCAGTCTGGCCAGGGAGGGCAGCGTGCTCGCCGAGGTCGCGAAGCGCGTGAACGCCAGCCCGTCGCAGGTGGCCCTGGCGTGGGTGCTGCGCCGCAGCCCGGTCATGCTGCCCATCCCCGGCACAAGCAAGGTGAAGCACCTCGAGGAGAATGTCGCCGCCGCCAACGTGGATCTCTCCGACGAGGACTTCCACTCGCTGGACGAGGTCGGGAAGGCCGAGTGGGCGAAGGACAGCCAGCAGAGCTGA
- a CDS encoding AI-2E family transporter has product MSPRPPPSGTLRPARPPTAFEYAWASPWIRLIVFLLAAYLAWRITGQIRSVLVDFAVAFLIAYLANPLLVWLQRGRVSRGLGVFFVVLIFLGVLGLAGALLVTVSTQLVQLLQKLPGLIGSAGDTFDSMTRWLTSRGVSGLDGARERIVEAAQNYVQNLGDNIVPILQNALSSTGTVFSGLLSIGGAVGQVLLILLLSIYLMLDYSRINATLLGIFPRPWQPRVLELSDLVGTSVGGYVRGQLLIAAFIGVFVWLGLTIVGIPSAAAIGFLAGAFNIVPYLGPIIGATPALLLAFTLPGAGLKAILVIVVFVAANQIEGNFLSPYILSRTTDLHPVTVLVAILIGVALLGFVGALLAVPTVALGKLLLQKYYYPSRIYTDGP; this is encoded by the coding sequence GTGAGTCCCCGTCCCCCTCCTTCCGGCACCCTGCGCCCCGCGCGTCCGCCCACGGCCTTCGAGTACGCGTGGGCCAGTCCGTGGATCCGGCTGATCGTCTTCCTGCTCGCCGCGTATCTTGCGTGGCGCATCACCGGTCAGATCCGCTCGGTGCTGGTCGATTTTGCCGTGGCCTTCCTGATCGCGTATCTGGCCAACCCCCTGCTGGTGTGGCTCCAGCGCGGCCGGGTCAGCCGGGGACTCGGCGTGTTCTTCGTGGTGCTGATCTTCCTGGGCGTTCTTGGTCTGGCGGGCGCGCTGCTCGTCACGGTGAGTACGCAGCTCGTGCAACTCCTGCAGAAGCTGCCGGGGCTGATCGGCTCGGCCGGCGACACCTTCGACTCGATGACCCGGTGGCTCACCAGCCGGGGCGTGAGCGGGCTGGACGGCGCGCGGGAGCGGATCGTGGAGGCCGCGCAGAATTACGTCCAGAACCTCGGTGACAACATCGTGCCGATCCTGCAGAACGCGCTGAGCTCGACCGGCACGGTCTTCAGCGGGCTGCTCTCGATCGGCGGCGCGGTGGGTCAGGTGCTGCTGATCCTGCTGCTGAGCATCTATCTCATGCTCGACTACTCCCGCATCAACGCGACCCTGCTGGGCATCTTCCCCCGGCCGTGGCAGCCGCGGGTGCTGGAGCTGTCGGATCTGGTCGGCACCTCGGTCGGCGGGTATGTGCGTGGGCAACTGCTGATCGCCGCGTTCATCGGCGTGTTCGTGTGGCTGGGCCTGACCATCGTCGGGATTCCCAGCGCCGCCGCCATCGGCTTCCTGGCGGGGGCCTTCAATATCGTGCCGTACCTGGGGCCGATCATCGGCGCGACTCCCGCCCTGCTGCTGGCCTTCACCCTGCCCGGCGCCGGCCTCAAGGCCATCCTGGTCATCGTGGTGTTCGTCGCCGCCAACCAGATCGAGGGCAACTTCCTGAGCCCGTACATCCTGAGCCGCACCACCGACCTGCACCCGGTCACGGTGCTGGTCGCCATCCTGATCGGGGTCGCGCTGCTGGGCTTCGTGGGGGCGCTGCTGGCTGTTCCCACTGTGGCCCTGGGCAAGCTGCTGCTCCAGAAGTACTACTACCCCAGCCGGATCTACACGGACGGCCCATAG
- a CDS encoding GGDEF domain-containing protein: protein MSRRTTPLYELLLRSQQYIVYAASAAYIVYALLTALIDPPGVFPVAYQVPKYWAALFALATIVAVAAAPHRLKQLYVLTTVGYLLATIVEIPRAVSYGAMPMHLTLWLTLNVLVSFVVFGARQGAALIAVSVAVMLGALIVHGPLAPPQLSDWVTVAVVMGVTGIIAYTLMNFIENNMLQHAEDSEKLRAARLDAVTDVYGRGAIEEELHHAMDHARRINSPLSIVVADIDHFKQVNDQHGHAFGDDVLRAVGKRLRRNVGGIGGMVGRWGGEEFIVLLPGVAKPDALVLAERLRREIGDTPLAGLPVTASFGVASYRGSGDTPDQLFGRADMAMYEAKRSGRNAVR, encoded by the coding sequence ATGTCCAGGCGCACCACTCCACTTTATGAACTGCTGCTGCGCAGCCAGCAGTACATCGTGTATGCCGCCAGTGCGGCGTACATCGTGTACGCCCTGCTGACCGCCCTGATCGATCCGCCTGGCGTGTTCCCCGTGGCGTATCAGGTGCCCAAATACTGGGCCGCGCTGTTCGCGCTGGCGACCATCGTTGCGGTGGCTGCCGCCCCGCACCGGCTCAAGCAGTTGTATGTGCTCACCACGGTCGGGTACCTCCTGGCCACCATCGTCGAGATCCCGAGGGCCGTGAGCTACGGCGCGATGCCCATGCACCTGACGCTGTGGCTCACGCTGAACGTCCTCGTGTCCTTCGTCGTCTTTGGAGCGCGGCAGGGCGCGGCACTGATCGCGGTCAGTGTCGCCGTGATGCTGGGAGCGCTGATCGTCCATGGCCCCCTGGCCCCGCCGCAGCTGTCGGACTGGGTCACGGTGGCGGTGGTCATGGGCGTGACCGGCATCATTGCCTACACCCTGATGAATTTCATCGAGAACAACATGCTGCAGCACGCCGAGGACAGCGAGAAGCTGCGCGCGGCCCGGCTGGACGCCGTGACCGACGTGTACGGGCGCGGGGCCATCGAGGAAGAGCTGCACCACGCGATGGATCATGCCCGCCGCATCAACTCGCCCCTGAGCATCGTCGTGGCGGATATCGACCACTTCAAGCAGGTGAACGACCAGCACGGCCACGCCTTCGGGGACGACGTGCTGCGGGCGGTCGGCAAGCGGCTGCGGCGCAACGTGGGCGGGATCGGCGGGATGGTGGGCCGCTGGGGCGGCGAGGAATTCATCGTGCTGCTGCCGGGGGTGGCAAAACCGGACGCCCTGGTGCTGGCCGAGCGGCTGCGCCGTGAGATCGGGGACACCCCCCTGGCCGGCCTGCCGGTCACCGCCAGTTTCGGTGTGGCGTCGTACCGGGGCTCGGGCGACACGCCGGATCAGCTGTTCGGCCGCGCGGACATGGCCATGTACGAGGCCAAGCGCTCCGGGCGCAACGCGGTGCGCTGA